From Prevotella sp. oral taxon 299 str. F0039:
TGAAAATAGTGTTGTTGGTAAGTATAATACCTACTATTTGCATGAAACAATAGCGCATTATCTATATGTTCATGCATTGGGTGATAGTCAAAAACAATCGTCTAAGGTTGTAAGTGATGATTATTTGTTTACCAAAATCTTGCGTCAAAGCAAGGAATTAACGATATATGGCAAGGCAAAGGTGGCTTATGCGCTTTATAAAAGACGTGCTAATAACGCTCAATATCTAACCAAAGCGAAGGAACTTCTTAACTCTATAAAAGAGTATTCGGTATATAATGAGGAGAAAGGACGCTTTTTCAATACTTATAAAGCACCTTATTCTTGGCTCGATGGACGTGTTCCTACACAGGTTGCTACTATCGAATTGCTTCAAACAATGACGCAAGAAGATGAGCAAACCATTGCTCAAATGCAACAATGGCTGGTGCAAACTTATAGAAGTTTGCGTAAACAAAGTGCTTTAAACGCAGTAGATGTGGCGTATGTGCTTGTTGGTAACAAGAAAGATGCAATGCAGTTAGAGAACTTAACACAAGCTCCAGCTATCAAAATTAATAACAATAAGGTTGAAGCCGCAAAAGCTTCAGCAGGCTTAGGCTATGTAAAAGTATCTCAATTGGTGAACAATCCACCTGTGGTAACCATTGAAAAGAACGATAATACCACTTCTTGGGGAGCCGTTTATGCGCAGTTTGAGCAAAAAATAACCAATGTATCTGCTGCAACTTCAGGTTTATCTATTCGCCGAGATGTATTCTTTAATGGTAAAGAAGCAAACAATGTTTCTTTCAAAAAAGGTGATAAAATAACGATAAAGATAACCATAAATGCCGATAAAGATTATAACTTTGTAGAAGTAAGCGATAAACGTGCAGCTTGTTTAGAGCCTACTTTGCAGCTAAGTGCTTATCAGCAAGGAGCTTATTGTTCGATGAAAGACAATGTAACTCATTATTTCTTCGATCGTTTAAGTAAAGGAACTCACGAGTTAACGGCAACATATTACATTGATAAAGAAGGTGCATTCCAAAGCGGAACATGTGTTGTTCAATGCTTATATGCTCCTGAATTTATTGCACGAGATGCCGCAAAGACGTTTAAAGTGGTAGGCAACTAACTTTAAAAGATATCTTGAGAGGCAAGATAAAATGATATTTACAAAAATAGATAATAATAAAATAGAATATAAATGAATAGAATGTGGATGATGGCAGTGGTTCTTTGCTCGTGCATGACGATGGCAAATGCACAAGAATTGACCATTGCTAATGAAGTGACAGATATAGGACAAACAAGCTATAGAATACCAGTAGTTGCTGATTATGAGGTGACTAACACAGGAAACAAACCCTTAGTGATCAATAATGTTGAGGTGAGTTGTGGCTGTGTAAAGGTAGATTATCCTAAACAACCAATACTACAAGGTGGTAAAGCGCATATTTGTGCCACTTTCGATGCGGCTCAATTGGGTCATTTTACAAAACAATTACTTGTTTATAGCAATGCAGATCCACGCCCTGCACTCCTTATCTATAAAGGAGTTGTAGTGTCTTCGATACAAGATTTCAAAGGAACTTATGCTTCAAAGATAGGTAGTCTGGAAGCAGAACGCAACGACGTAGAGTTTGATGACGTTCATACAGGCGAATATCCACAGCAAAAAATCTTTATAAAGAATAATACAAAGAAGACAATTCAGCCAATAGCGATGCATCTTCCCAATTATTTAAAGGTAGATATATCGCCTAATAAGCTTGCACCAGGACAGAGTGGAGTACTTTCAATCAGTCTAGATTCAAGACTATTGAATACCTTTGGATTAACACAAACATCAATTTTCTTGGGTATGTATCCTGGAGATAAAGTGTCGAGTGATAAAGAAATTAACGTAAGTGTAGTGCTTTTGCCTTCGTTTGATAAGCTTTCAGAGGAGGAACTACAAAAAAGTGCGAAGTTAGAGCTATCTAATGAGGTGCTAGAACTTGGCTCTTTTGATGGTAAAAAGAAGAAAAAAGGCGAGATTGAGATAAAGAATGTAGGTCAATCGGTATTAGATATACGCTCTATTCAAATGTTTACAGCAGGTTTGCGTGTTGATTTAAGCAAGACAAAGCTTAGACCTGGCGAGGCAACAACAATGAAGATAACCGCAGATGCACAGCTATTGAAGAGCGTTAAGGTAAAACCAAGGGTTTTAATGATTACAAACGACCCCTCAAAGCCTAAAGTTATTATAACAATTAACGTAAAATGATTAACATAGAGATAGATAATGGCAGTGGATTTTGCTTTGGAGTGACCACTGCAATACGTAAAGCTGAAGAAGAACTTGCATCTGGTGAGGCGATGTACTCATTGGGAGACATTGTTCATAACGGCATGGAAGTGAACCGACTTGCAAAGAGTGGGCTCACAACTATCGACCATGATAAGCTTAAAGAGCTTAAAAATGCAAAGGTTTTGTTGCGTGCTCATGGCGAACCACCAAGTACTTACGAGCTAGCAAAGCAGAATAATATAGAGATTATAGATGCAACTTGCCCTGTTGTGTTGCAACTTCAAAAACGAATTAGAAAGCAATTCGAGGAAAATCCAGACGCTCAGATTGTGATATTCGGAAAGAATGGACATGCAGAAGTGTTGGGCTTGGTTGGTCAAACTGCCAATAGAGCAATCGTAATAGAGAACTTTGAAGATGCAAAAAAACTCGATTTCAATCGTGATATCTATTTTTATTCACAAACAACAAAGAGTTTAGACGAGTTTTTACGTATCATAAAGTATATCAAAGAACATGTTTCTAGCTCGGCAAAGTTTGATAGTTTTGACACTATATGTAGGCAAGTGGCAAACAGAATGCCTAATATTGCGCTCTTTGCAGCTAAACACGACCTTATATTGTTTGTGAGTGGACGCAAGAGTAGTAATGGAAAGGTGCTTTATAATCAATGTAAAAACATCAACCCCAATAGCTATCACATCGAGAATGCAGAAGAAATAGACCTTAAATGGTTTGAGAATGTGAATTCTGTAGGTATCTGTGGTGCAACAAGTACGCCTAAATGGTTGATGGAAGAGTGCAGAGATTATATCAAAAAGCATTTAAATGGAAATCAAGAGAGTAACGAATAGAAGCCTATTGTTAGTGTAAAACCTTGCAAATAGTGCGTTTCTATTTAATTTTAAATTATTTATAAACACATAAAAAACAGATATTATGGAAATAGGAGATAAGATTCCAGAGATTTTAGGACGTGATGCTAACGGTAAAGAGATAAAGTCGAGCGATTATCTTGGTAAGAAATTTGCGCTTTATTTTTATCCAAAAGATAACACACCAGGCTGTACAAGTCAGGCATGTAGCTTGAAAGAGGGTTATAACGACTTGCAAAGTGCAGGTTTAGAAGTGATTGGGGTGAGTGTAGATGATGAGAAATCGCATCAAAAATTCATTACAAAATACGAACTTCCTTTCCCTCTTATTGCCGATACAGATAAGACATTGGTAGAGGCTTTTGGTGTTTGGGGCGAGAAGAAAATGTATGGTAGAACCTATTTTGGTACCTATCGAACCACATTTATCATTGATGAAGAAGGTAAGGTAGAG
This genomic window contains:
- the bcp gene encoding thioredoxin-dependent thiol peroxidase; translation: MEIGDKIPEILGRDANGKEIKSSDYLGKKFALYFYPKDNTPGCTSQACSLKEGYNDLQSAGLEVIGVSVDDEKSHQKFITKYELPFPLIADTDKTLVEAFGVWGEKKMYGRTYFGTYRTTFIIDEEGKVEHIITPKSIKVKEHASQLLKLVK
- a CDS encoding 4-hydroxy-3-methylbut-2-enyl diphosphate reductase, which produces MINIEIDNGSGFCFGVTTAIRKAEEELASGEAMYSLGDIVHNGMEVNRLAKSGLTTIDHDKLKELKNAKVLLRAHGEPPSTYELAKQNNIEIIDATCPVVLQLQKRIRKQFEENPDAQIVIFGKNGHAEVLGLVGQTANRAIVIENFEDAKKLDFNRDIYFYSQTTKSLDEFLRIIKYIKEHVSSSAKFDSFDTICRQVANRMPNIALFAAKHDLILFVSGRKSSNGKVLYNQCKNINPNSYHIENAEEIDLKWFENVNSVGICGATSTPKWLMEECRDYIKKHLNGNQESNE
- a CDS encoding DUF1573 domain-containing protein, with product MNRMWMMAVVLCSCMTMANAQELTIANEVTDIGQTSYRIPVVADYEVTNTGNKPLVINNVEVSCGCVKVDYPKQPILQGGKAHICATFDAAQLGHFTKQLLVYSNADPRPALLIYKGVVVSSIQDFKGTYASKIGSLEAERNDVEFDDVHTGEYPQQKIFIKNNTKKTIQPIAMHLPNYLKVDISPNKLAPGQSGVLSISLDSRLLNTFGLTQTSIFLGMYPGDKVSSDKEINVSVVLLPSFDKLSEEELQKSAKLELSNEVLELGSFDGKKKKKGEIEIKNVGQSVLDIRSIQMFTAGLRVDLSKTKLRPGEATTMKITADAQLLKSVKVKPRVLMITNDPSKPKVIITINVK